The sequence below is a genomic window from Paenibacillus sp. DCT19.
ATCAGGCTTTCCTTACGATGCCTATCAGGACGGCGTATGGAGCATAAAGGGATGGTGGTTCGATGGGATGCGAACTCCAGGACATTCTTCATATCTCGTAGCACAGGCAATGTTCTACATTCTCAAATGTTACGATTACGAAAAGCGCCTTCGTAACCATAGACATGAGGATTGGCTTGTTTATGTGAAACAGGTACTAGATCGTCTAGAGCGTACGAAGAATACGGATGGTGAGTATCCTACAATTTTGTCAGAACGGACAGGAGCAGGGCTGGAATATGATGCGTTTAGTGGTGCCTGGTGTCTCGCTGCTATGTCGTATTATAGCTGGATAACTGAAGATGTATCTTACTTGGAAGAACTTAAACGGAGCGAAGCCCATTATTACGATACCTATGTGAAACATATGGAATGTTACGGTGCTCCACTGGATGCAGATAAGTCAGTTGATTCAGAAGGTATTCTGGCTTATATCAAGGCTGTTCGTTACCTGCATGCATTAACTGGAGACCCACAATTCCTTGATCATATGAGAGATGCAATCAGCTATGAGTTCAGCTTCAAGTTTAGTTATAACTCACCTGTCCAGATTCCACCACTTAGTACATTGGGATGGTCTAGTTCGGGTGGAAGTGTGACTTCGGTAGCCAATCCTCACATTCATCCGATGTCCAGCAATCTGGTGGATGAGCTTTTGTATTATGTTCAGCAGCGTGAAGATGGCTATGTGCACCAACGGATGATGGATACGGTTGGTTGGGGATGTCAGACTTATAATCGGCATGATGGAGAATACGGATATGGCAAAAAAGGCTGGATGTCCGAGCGCTTCTGTCACTCGCAAGGACTGGTTACGGAGAAATACGCGGACGGCTCGCCTGCCAGCACTTGGTTTTGCCTGATGCCATGGGCGAGCGGATCTGTCATTGAGGGACTGGTTGGCGACTACTGGGATTACGCAATGCAGATTAAGAAGTAATGTTGCTTTTCAGCTAAACGGGTTAGGATCGTACATCTTTATGTTCGTTTTCTTCATTTCGTTCAACTACTGGTAGGAATACACTGAAACAGTAATGAAAGAAACGTATATATTCTTGAGTTCCTTTGGAGGTATGAGATGAATTCGAACAAAGTCTGGTTTGATCAACCTGCTGATATATGGGAAGAGGCTTTCCCTATAGGAAACGGTACCTTGGGTGGAATGGTTTTTGGGAAGACACATATGGAACGGGTTCAGTTAAACGAAGATAGCCTATGGTATGGTGGACCCATGGAGCGGAACAATCCGCTAACCCTTGAATCACTGGAAAAGATACGAAGTCTCGTTTTTGCTGGGGAGATACGTAAAGCAGAGGAACTCGCAGCGGTTGCTTTGGTAGGTGTACCTGATGGACAGCGGCATTATGAGCCATTAGGCGATCTATACATCGCAATGAACCATGGCGAGGCTGAGGCGTCTCATTATGAAAGGCATCTTGATCTTGACCAAGGTACGGTATGCGTTGAATACTCGGCTGGTGAGGTGAAACATCGGCGTGAATACTTTGCAAGTTTTCCTGATCAGGTCATGGCTATCCGTCTAACCGCAAGTGTCCCGGGTGAACTGTCTTTCTCCACCTTGTTCGGTAGAGGAACCGTGCTGAAGCCAAATCAATGGTCGGATACGTTGAGACATCCCGTTGGTTTTCAGGCGTATCTGGATCGAATTGAACAGAGTGGTAGTCAAGATGTAGTCATCCGCGGTAGAAGTGGCGGGGAAGACGGTGTGCGATTCTGCTGTGCCATTCGGATCGTGCCGGTGGGTGGACAGGTTCAATATGCGAGCGGCCAGCTTTCTCTCACCAATGCAACCGCGGCAACCGTTCTAATCGCAGCCTGCACAGACTTTCGCTTTACGAAGGAAGAACTGGTAGACGAGTGTATTCGCAGACTAGATGCAGCCACGGCCAAATCATATGACCAGTTGCGCTTAGACCATGTTAAGGATTATCAATTGTTGTTCAAACGGATGGATATCAACCTTGCAGGTGAGGGAGATAACTCGACCTCTGCCACACTTCCAATGAATCAGCGGTTGGAACAACTTAGAACAGGGGAGACGACCCTGAGCTGGTGAGTCTATATTTTCAATTCGGTCGATACCTGCTTATCTCCAGCAGTCGGCCGGGTTCGTTACCAACCAATCTACAGGGGATATGGAACCAAGACATGCTGCCGATCTGGGATAGTAAATATACGATAAATATTAATACACAAATGAACTACTGGCCTGCGGAGAGCTGCAATCTCTCTGAGTGCCATACCCCGTTGTTCGACTTTATTGAAAGGTTGCATGTTCGGGGCAAGGAAACCGCTAAAATGATGTATGGATGCGAAGGGTTCGTGGCTCATCACAATTCGGATATCTGGGCAGACACCGCACCCCAGGATGTATGCGTGACTTCTACGTTCTGGACGATGGGAGGCGCTTGGTTATCATTACATCTATGGGATCACTACGATTACACAGGCGACAAGCAATTTCTGCAACAGGTGTACCCAGTAATGAAGGATGCGGCACAGTTCATTCTGGATTACCTCGTGGAAGATCCAAGTGGACAGTGGGTAATCTGCCCATCATCTTCACCTGAGAATCGCTATGTATTAGCAAGTGGAGAATCGGGAGCGTTATGCTACGGTGCCTCCATGGACAATCAGATCATTCGAGAGCTGTTTACACATTAC
It includes:
- a CDS encoding glycoside hydrolase N-terminal domain-containing protein, with amino-acid sequence MNSNKVWFDQPADIWEEAFPIGNGTLGGMVFGKTHMERVQLNEDSLWYGGPMERNNPLTLESLEKIRSLVFAGEIRKAEELAAVALVGVPDGQRHYEPLGDLYIAMNHGEAEASHYERHLDLDQGTVCVEYSAGEVKHRREYFASFPDQVMAIRLTASVPGELSFSTLFGRGTVLKPNQWSDTLRHPVGFQAYLDRIEQSGSQDVVIRGRSGGEDGVRFCCAIRIVPVGGQVQYASGQLSLTNATAATVLIAACTDFRFTKEELVDECIRRLDAATAKSYDQLRLDHVKDYQLLFKRMDINLAGEGDNSTSATLPMNQRLEQLRTGETTLSW